The following proteins come from a genomic window of Campylobacter coli 76339:
- a CDS encoding Ribonuclease III yields the protein MKNIELLEQKLAYSFKDKDLLIHALTHKSFKKPYNNERLEFLGDAVLDLVVGEYLFHKFAKDAEGDLSKLRAALVNEKSFAKIANSLNLGDFIFMSAAEENNGGKEKPSILSDALEAIIGAIHLEAGFDFAKNIALKLIEKNFPQIDAKILIKDYKTKLQEITQAKLGQTPQYETVRAFGPDHLKQFEIALILNGQELARAIAGNKKEAQQMAAKITLEKLGAL from the coding sequence ATGAAAAATATTGAATTATTAGAACAAAAATTAGCCTATAGTTTCAAAGATAAAGATCTTTTAATCCATGCTCTAACTCATAAAAGCTTTAAAAAACCTTACAATAATGAGCGTTTGGAATTCTTAGGCGATGCGGTGCTTGATCTAGTTGTGGGCGAATATCTTTTTCATAAATTTGCTAAAGATGCTGAGGGGGATTTGTCAAAATTAAGAGCGGCTTTGGTTAATGAAAAATCTTTTGCAAAGATTGCAAATAGTTTAAATTTGGGTGATTTTATTTTTATGAGTGCGGCTGAAGAAAACAATGGAGGCAAAGAAAAGCCATCTATACTTTCTGATGCTTTAGAAGCGATTATAGGAGCTATACATTTAGAAGCAGGATTTGATTTTGCAAAAAATATCGCTTTAAAACTCATAGAAAAAAACTTCCCACAAATTGATGCAAAAATTCTTATTAAGGATTATAAAACAAAATTACAAGAAATTACACAAGCAAAATTAGGACAAACTCCACAATATGAAACCGTGCGTGCTTTTGGACCTGATCATTTAAAACAATTTGAAATCGCTTTAATCCTTAATGGACAAGAGCTTGCAAGAGCCATTGCAGGAAATAAAAAAGAAGCACAGCAAATGGCAGCAAAAATTACACTTGAAAAATTAGGAGCTTTATAG
- a CDS encoding Chorismate synthase, producing MNTFGTRLKFTSFGESHGAAVGCVIDGMPAGVKFDEDFLQSELDKRKGGSKFATPRKEGDKVQVLSGVFEGYTTGHPIAMVVFNENAHSKDYDNLKDLFRPAHADFTYFHKYGIRDHRGGGRASARESVARVAAGAVAAMLLHEFGICVQSGVFGVGRFVSNLKEEELDFEFAKQSEIFCLDPNLEDEFKNEILSARNSKDSVGASVYTRAKGMLVGLGEVLYDKLDSKLAHALMGINAVKAVEIGEGINASKMRGSQNNDALKGGEFLSNHSGGILGGISNGQDLILKTYFKPTPSIFLKQSSMDKFGNDLEFELKGRHDPCVGVRGSVVVSAMVRLVLADCLLLHASANLNNLKNAYGIK from the coding sequence GTGAATACTTTTGGTACAAGATTAAAATTTACAAGTTTTGGAGAATCTCACGGAGCGGCAGTGGGTTGTGTGATTGATGGAATGCCTGCGGGTGTTAAATTTGATGAGGATTTTTTGCAAAGTGAACTTGATAAGCGTAAGGGTGGAAGCAAATTTGCAACTCCAAGAAAAGAAGGCGATAAGGTGCAGGTTTTAAGCGGGGTATTTGAAGGCTATACTACGGGTCATCCTATTGCTATGGTTGTGTTTAATGAAAATGCACATTCTAAGGATTATGATAATTTAAAAGATTTATTTCGTCCTGCCCATGCTGATTTTACTTACTTTCACAAATACGGCATAAGAGATCACAGAGGAGGCGGAAGAGCTAGTGCTAGAGAAAGTGTTGCTAGAGTGGCCGCGGGTGCTGTTGCTGCTATGCTTTTGCATGAATTTGGTATTTGTGTCCAAAGTGGGGTTTTTGGAGTAGGAAGATTTGTTTCAAATTTAAAAGAGGAAGAATTGGATTTTGAATTTGCAAAACAAAGTGAGATTTTTTGCTTAGATCCTAATTTAGAAGATGAATTTAAAAATGAAATTTTAAGTGCTAGAAATTCAAAAGATAGCGTGGGTGCTTCTGTTTATACTAGGGCTAAGGGAATGCTTGTGGGACTTGGAGAAGTGCTTTATGATAAATTAGATTCTAAATTAGCTCATGCTTTAATGGGGATTAATGCTGTAAAAGCTGTTGAGATAGGTGAGGGTATAAATGCGAGCAAAATGCGAGGCTCACAAAATAATGACGCTTTAAAAGGGGGTGAATTTTTAAGCAATCATAGCGGAGGAATTTTAGGGGGCATTTCAAATGGACAAGATCTTATTTTAAAGACTTATTTTAAACCTACTCCTTCTATTTTTTTAAAGCAAAGCAGTATGGATAAATTTGGCAATGATTTAGAATTTGAACTCAAAGGCAGACATGATCCTTGTGTAGGTGTTAGAGGTAGTGTGGTAGTGAGTGCTATGGTGCGTTTGGTTTTAGCTGATTGTTTATTACTTCATGCAAGTGCTAATTTAAATAATTTAAAAAATGCTTATGGAATAAAATAA